Proteins from a single region of Acidobacteriota bacterium:
- a CDS encoding insulinase family protein, which translates to MITSQTKAMLASQQASPEWVFGQALQAATTQDHFRARPMTPEMVAQMDLQKSLAFYKDRFADASDFTFVFAGSFDLPTIKPLVERYLGSLPSLHRKETWRNVGITPPKGIVEKIVRKGIEPKSQAAVVFTGPFPFDSPHQVTLDALAVVLETRLRERLREALSGTYGVQVEADASKIPDARYTIHIDFGCDPDRTEALVKTLLAEIETLKSRGPTEKEVRDAGEALRRRHDSDLAVNNRMVSELSDRYENSVDIAEFFELPGEIDRLTAAGVQEAARRYLDTSNYVRVTLYPEKGKSLPE; encoded by the coding sequence GTGATCACCTCGCAGACCAAGGCGATGCTGGCCAGTCAGCAGGCGAGTCCCGAATGGGTATTCGGACAGGCCCTGCAGGCCGCGACCACACAGGATCACTTCCGGGCGCGCCCCATGACGCCCGAGATGGTCGCCCAGATGGATCTGCAGAAATCTCTGGCGTTCTACAAGGACCGCTTCGCGGACGCCAGCGACTTCACGTTCGTGTTTGCCGGCAGCTTCGATCTGCCGACCATCAAGCCGCTGGTCGAGCGGTATCTTGGATCGCTGCCGTCGCTGCACCGGAAAGAGACCTGGAGAAACGTCGGCATCACGCCGCCCAAGGGCATCGTGGAGAAGATCGTCAGGAAGGGCATCGAGCCGAAGAGCCAGGCGGCCGTCGTCTTTACGGGCCCCTTCCCGTTCGATTCTCCACACCAGGTGACGCTCGATGCGCTGGCCGTCGTCCTCGAGACGAGGCTGCGCGAGCGGCTGAGGGAGGCGTTGAGCGGAACCTACGGCGTTCAGGTCGAGGCCGATGCCTCCAAGATCCCTGATGCGCGGTACACCATCCATATCGATTTTGGATGCGATCCGGATCGGACTGAGGCGCTCGTCAAAACGCTGCTTGCCGAGATTGAGACGTTGAAGAGCCGGGGACCGACGGAGAAGGAAGTCCGCGACGCCGGCGAGGCGCTTCGGCGGAGGCACGACAGCGACCTGGCCGTCAACAACCGAATGGTGTCGGAACTGTCGGACCGGTACGAGAACTCCGTAGACATCGCTGAGTTCTTTGAGTTGCCGGGAGAGATTGACAGGCTGACGGCGGCGGGAGTCCAGGAGGCGGCGCGCCGCTATCTCGACACGAGCAACTACGTCCGGGTGACGTTGTATCCGGAGAAGGGAAAATCACTCCCGGAGTGA
- a CDS encoding pitrilysin family protein → MTVRKIAGAALFLSIALAGFLPAGRVLLRAQTTVLQGPALSAPLTQAVPVDARITIGYLPNGLRYYIRTNERPSRRAELRLVINVGSVVEDDDQRGVAHFVEHMAFNGSEHFAKQDLIKFMESIGMRLGPGVNAETGFDETVYMLHVPTDNPEAMAKAFLFLADVAHGLSFDREAIDKERGVIVEEWRQGRGADARMRDQQFPILLRGSRYSDRVPIGTKESIEGFKPEALKRFYADWYRPDLMGVIAVGDFSKSAIEAMIKAQFGAIPAPPHPRPRTAFEVPDHPETLFAVATDAEAAMTTVGVYNMLPLRDQTTVGAYRQQQVERLYTNMLTERLAELTLRADPPFMKAVVGRGLFVRTKEAATLMALVREDGIESGLRALVTESTRAARFGFTPAELEREKRDTMRLYEGAFAERDKEESAVLAAEYIRNFTQQEPLPGITYEYGLVQRFLPNITLQEVNQVAKEWTGGSRIVLVNAPQKDGLKVPDAARLAAAIKSGAETDVTPYVEVAANQSLFDELPKPGSVVRSKTREAFGVTEWELSNGVKVMLKPTDFKQDEVVFRATSPGGTSLASDKDYIAAMTAPQVIAAGGVGTFDVIQLRNILSGKAVAVRAFIDDTREGIAGGGSPKELESSG, encoded by the coding sequence ATGACTGTTCGGAAGATAGCCGGAGCCGCGTTGTTTCTGTCGATCGCGCTCGCGGGGTTTCTCCCGGCGGGACGTGTCCTGCTGCGCGCCCAGACGACGGTTCTCCAGGGGCCGGCGCTGTCGGCGCCGCTCACCCAGGCCGTCCCCGTCGACGCGCGGATCACGATCGGCTACCTGCCCAACGGACTCCGGTACTACATCAGGACCAACGAGCGCCCGTCTCGACGCGCGGAACTCCGCCTGGTGATCAACGTCGGGTCCGTGGTCGAAGACGACGACCAGCGCGGCGTGGCGCATTTTGTCGAGCACATGGCGTTCAACGGCAGCGAGCATTTCGCCAAGCAGGATTTGATCAAGTTCATGGAGTCGATCGGCATGCGGCTCGGTCCCGGCGTCAACGCCGAGACCGGGTTCGACGAGACCGTGTACATGCTCCACGTGCCGACCGACAACCCGGAGGCGATGGCAAAGGCGTTTCTGTTCCTCGCCGATGTGGCGCACGGCCTCTCGTTCGACCGGGAGGCGATCGACAAGGAGCGCGGCGTCATCGTCGAGGAGTGGCGGCAGGGGCGGGGTGCCGACGCCAGGATGCGGGACCAGCAGTTTCCGATCCTGTTGCGGGGATCGCGGTACAGCGACCGCGTGCCGATCGGCACCAAGGAGAGCATCGAAGGCTTCAAGCCCGAGGCGTTGAAGCGGTTCTACGCGGACTGGTATCGGCCGGATCTGATGGGCGTCATCGCCGTCGGCGACTTCAGCAAGTCGGCGATCGAAGCGATGATCAAGGCGCAGTTCGGCGCCATTCCCGCGCCGCCACACCCGAGGCCTCGGACCGCGTTCGAGGTTCCCGATCATCCCGAGACCCTCTTCGCGGTGGCCACCGACGCGGAAGCGGCGATGACGACCGTGGGGGTGTACAACATGCTCCCGCTGCGGGATCAGACCACCGTTGGCGCGTATCGACAGCAGCAGGTGGAGCGGCTGTACACCAACATGCTGACCGAGCGGCTGGCGGAGTTGACCCTGAGGGCCGATCCGCCGTTCATGAAGGCGGTGGTGGGGCGCGGTCTGTTTGTTCGCACGAAGGAAGCCGCGACCTTGATGGCGCTGGTCAGGGAGGACGGCATCGAAAGCGGCCTTCGCGCGCTGGTGACCGAGTCGACCCGGGCCGCGCGGTTCGGATTTACGCCGGCGGAGCTGGAGAGAGAAAAGCGCGACACGATGCGGCTTTACGAGGGCGCGTTCGCGGAGCGCGACAAGGAGGAATCCGCAGTGCTGGCGGCCGAGTACATCCGGAACTTCACGCAGCAGGAGCCGCTGCCAGGCATCACCTACGAGTACGGTCTCGTCCAGCGCTTCCTGCCGAACATCACACTGCAGGAAGTCAATCAGGTGGCGAAGGAGTGGACCGGCGGGAGCCGGATTGTGCTGGTGAACGCCCCGCAGAAGGACGGGCTGAAGGTGCCCGATGCGGCCAGGCTCGCCGCGGCCATCAAGAGCGGGGCGGAAACTGACGTCACGCCCTACGTCGAAGTCGCCGCGAACCAGTCGCTGTTCGACGAGCTGCCGAAACCTGGCTCAGTCGTCAGATCGAAGACCAGAGAGGCGTTTGGCGTCACGGAATGGGAGCTCTCCAACGGCGTCAAGGTGATGCTGAAGCCGACCGACTTCAAGCAGGACGAGGTGGTGTTCCGCGCGACGAGCCCGGGCGGCACCTCGCTGGCGAGCGACAAGGACTACATCGCCGCGATGACGGCGCCCCAGGTGATTGCGGCCGGCGGGGTCGGCACGTTCGACGTGATTCAACTCCGGAACATCCTGTCGGGCAAGGCCGTGGCGGTGAGGGCGTTTATCGACGACACCAGGGAGGGGATTGCCGGCGGCGGGTCACCGAAGGAGCTGGAGTCTTCGGGGTGA